The following is a genomic window from Bacteroidia bacterium.
TGATAAATAAATCGAGCGAACCAACTGTTTGCAGGTTCTACCATTAAAATTTTTCCACCTATTTTTAAGGTGCGTTGTGCTTCTTGTAAAAAATTTTCAGGATGCGGAATGTGATGTAATACATTTACCATCATAATCGCGCTTAATTCTTCGTTCGCAAAAGGCAATTCTTCTGCAGAAACAATTTTGTCGCAACAATCCAACGGTAAAATATCAGAGGTAATTACTTCCGGAAAAATTTCTTTCAGGAAACCGCCACCTGAGCCAATTTCCAGCATTTTTCCAGCAGGAACTATTTTGCATTTTTCCATCAATAATCCGTACCATTCTTCGTACAATTCTTTTAAAAATGGTTTTGATTTGATAATATCGCGATGTGCCAAAGTTGTTTTTGGATCATCTAAATCGTATTGTTTTTTATAGCGAAGTCCCATTAATAAATGATTTGATATAAAAAT
Proteins encoded in this region:
- a CDS encoding class I SAM-dependent methyltransferase; this translates as MGLRYKKQYDLDDPKTTLAHRDIIKSKPFLKELYEEWYGLLMEKCKIVPAGKMLEIGSGGGFLKEIFPEVITSDILPLDCCDKIVSAEELPFANEELSAIMMVNVLHHIPHPENFLQEAQRTLKIGGKILMVEPANSWFARFIYQHFHHEPFNPKGNWEVPSTGPLSGANGAIPWIIFERDKQLFEKKFSELKLNPVLYHTPFRYLLSGGVSMKALVPKGSFGFFKFSEKIASPLARVFGMFVFIEITKIESKK